Below is a window of Longimicrobiales bacterium DNA.
CCCTCCATCGAGCTGCACCTCTTCGACTTCGATGGCGATATCTACGGCGAGCGCGTCGCCGTCCGCTTCGTCGACCGGATCCGCGACATCGCACGGTTCGATTCGGTCGAGGCGCTCGTCCACGCCATGGAGGCCGACTGCCAGCTGGCCCGCAGCATCCTGGCGGTGGCCGACCGCGCCCGCTGAGGCGAGGTCCGGGCGGTAAGCGAGGGCAGGCTCCGGGCAGACCACGCCGACACGACGTACGGTCCGCATTCCGTGCTGGACCGGGTTGCGACTCGAGCGCCTGGACGCTAGACTCTAAGGCTGGCTGTATCACAGGACGAAGGGGAAATCCCCGCTTCGCGAGCAGCGTAGACTCTCGAGGAGGCAACCCGCATGATTGCGGACAAGAACGACGTCATCCGTAAGTATCAGCTCCACGAAAACGACCGGGGCAGTGCACCGGTTCAGGTCGCGCTTCTCACCCAGCGCATCAACGAGCTGACGGATCATTTCCGTAACCACAAGAAGGATCACCACAGCCGACGCGGCCTGCTGATGATGGTCGGCAAGCGGCGCCGTCTGCTGGACTACCTGAAGCGCACGGATCTGGAGCGGTATCGTTCGCTGATCGACGATCTGGGCCTCAGGCATTAACCCGGTGACGGCCATGCCGTGACCTAACGCAGCGGTGCGCCATGGGCGTTGCCGCTGCGTATCCATGTATGGACCCGAAGACAGGAGCGCACGTCACAGGGACGTTGCGCAGCGGAAGAGGAAAGAGAGAGAAAATGCACAGGAAAGAGTGGATGTTCGCGGGCCGTCGGCTGGTGCTGGAGACGGGACGCATGGCAAAGCAGGCACACGGCGCCTGCCTCGTACAGTATGGTGAGACGGTGGCGCTCTGTACCGTCACGGCACAGGACCGGCCGACGCACCTGCCGTTCTTCCCGCTGACGGTCGAGTACCGTACGCGCAGCTACGCCGCCGGCAAGATCCCGGGTGGCTTCTTCAAGCGTGAGGGCCGGCCCGCCGAACAGGAGATCCTCGCCGCGCGTCTGATCGACCGTCCGATCCGTCCGCTCTTTCCTGATGGCTTCCAGAACGAGACACAGGTGATGGTGCACGTGCTGTCCGCCGACCAGGAGAACGACGCGGACGTGCTGGGCATGATCGGTACATCGGTCGCGCTGAACCTGTCGAAGATTCCGTTCGAGGAGCCGATCGCAGGAGTTCGCATCGGTCGCATCCAGGGACAGTGGGTGCTGAACCCGACGTTCCAGCAGCTGGAATACAGCGACGTGGAGATCGTCGTGGCCGGCACCGAGGAAGCGATCATGATGGTCGAGGGCGGTGCGATCGAAGTGCCGGAGGAGGAGATTGCCGAGGGCCTGATCGCGGCGCACGAGGGGATCAAGGAACTGTGCCGGATCCAGCGCGAGTTCATGGACGGTCTGCAGCAGCCGAAGATGGCATGGGAAAAGGCCGAGATCGACGAGTCGCTGCGAGCGCGTGTCGCCGAACTCAGCGACAAGCTGATCGGTAAGGCTATGGGAATCGCGGACAAGGCGTCGCGCAACGAACAGTTGGCCGCGCTGCGCGAGGAGGTCCAGCAGAAGCTGGCCGAGGACTTCCCGGAATCCGAGAGCCAGATCGCGCAGCTGCTCGGCAAGTCTGAGAAGGCTGCCATGCGCCGCCAGATCCTGGAGAAGGGCGTGCGCTCGGACGGGCGCAAGCCGGACGAGATCCGGCCGATCACGAGCGAGATCGGAGTGCTGCCGCGCACGCACGGCAGTGCACTCTTCACGCGCGGTCAGACGCAGGCGCTCGCAGTCGCAACGCTCGGCACGCAGCAGGACGAGCAGCGCATCGAGTCGGTCAACTCGGCGACCGAGACGACGAAGTCGTTCATGCTGCACTACAACTTCCCGCCGTTCTCCACGGGCGAGGCGAAGCCGCTGCGCGGCACGTCACGCCGGGAGCAGGGCCACGGCGCGCTGGCCGAGCGTGCGATCCAGCCACTGCTGCCTGCGTACGACGAGTTCCCCTACACGATCCGTGTCGTCTCCGAGGTGCTCGAGTCCAACGGCTCGTCCTCGATGGCCTCGGTCTGTGGTGCATCGCTCGCTCTGATGGATGCCGGCGTGCCGCTGCGCGCGCCCTGCGCGGGCGTTGCCATGGGTCTGATCAAGGAGGGTGACAAGGTCGAGATCCTGACCGACATCCTCGGTGTCGAGGACGCGCTCGGCGACATGGACTTCAAGGTCGCGGGCTCGGAGAAGGGTGTCACGTCGATCCAGATGGACATCAAGATTTCCGGCCTGACCCTCGACGTGATGCGCACCGCACTCGAGCGCGCACGCAAGGGCCGTCTGCATATCCTGGGCGAGATGAGCAAGGTGATCACGACCGCACGCGGTGAGCTGTCGCAGTGGGCGCCGCGCATCATCACGATCCAGGTCAATCCCGAGAAGATCGGCGAGATCATCGGGCCGAAGGGCAAGACGATCCGCGCGATCCAGGAGGAGACGGGCGCGCAGATCAGCATTGATGACAGCGGCCTCGTGACGATCGCCAGCGTGAGCGGCGAGGGTGGCGAGCGGGCAAAGGCGCGCATCAAGGGGATGACGCAGGATCCGGAAGTTGGTCTGGTCTACGAGGGCGTGGTGAAGTCGACGACGGCGTTCGGCGCGTTCGTCGAGATCCTGCCGGGCACGGAGGGTCTGCTGCACATCTCGGAAATGCAGGAAGGCCGCACGGAGCGCACGGAGGATGTGGTCAAGAAGGGCGACGTCGTGCGCGTGAAGCTGTTGTCGATCGACGAGAAGGGGAAGATGCGGCTGTCGCGGAAGGCGGCAATGGCCGAAGAGGCGGCGGGCGCGGGCGCCGGCGCGGAGTGATCGACGGCTTCGCGAGGACGGAGCTGCCGGGCGGGCTCGTTGTCCTGACCGAGACGATGCCGGGCATACGCTCGGCGTCGCTCGGTGTGTGGGTACGGGCCGGCTCGGTGACGGAAAAGCCGGAGGAGATGGGGATCAGTCATCTTCTCGAGCACATGGTGTTCAAGGGCACGCATCGTCGCAGCGCGAAGGACCTGGCGCTCGTCCTCGAGCGCCAGGGCGGGTCGCTGGACGCATATACGACACGGGAGCACACGAGCTTTCAGGCACGCGTGCTCGATACCGACATCGATGTCGCGCTCGACGTGCTCGGTGACCTGGTGCTGGAGCCGGTCCTGCGCAGTGCGGATCTCGACCTCGAGCGGGAAGTGGTACTCGAGGAGATCGCGACGGTCGAAGACACGCCGGACGACCTCGTCTTCGATCTGCACGCGGAGCAGATGTGGGGCGGGCACCCGTACGGCTACAGTATCCTGGGCACGCGCGACACGGTGAGCGCGTTCACTGCGGATGACCTGCAGCGTGTGCACCGCGAGCGGTATCATCGCGGCAACATGGTGATCGCGGGGGCCGGTAACGTCGAGCACGCGCGCTTTGTGGAGCAGGTGGCGCGTGTGTTCAATGCGCGTCGCCCGGACACGGCGCCGTCGACGAACGGTCACAGGCCGGCGGCGGTCGGTCCGACGCGCGAGCTGGTGTCCCGCGCATCGGCGCAGACGCACATCGTATGGGGTGCGCCGACGTTCGGACAGGGTGATCCGCGCCGCTTTGCACTGGTGCTGCTGTCCAACGCGTTCGGAGGCGGCATGAGCTCGCGCCTGTTCCAGCGCGTGCGCGAGGAGCTGGGTCTTGCATATGCCGTCTATGCATACCAGTCCTTCTACGCGGATGCGGGCGTGAGCGGCGTCTACGTCGGTACCCGTCCGGAGTCGGCTGATCGGGCGGAAGCGGTGGTGAGCGAGGAGATGGCGAAGCTCGCCGCTGACGGCATCACGCAGGAAGAACTGGATGATGTGAAGGGGCAGGTGAAGGGGCAGATCGTGCTGTCGCTCGAGTCCTCGAACGCGCGCCTGCACCGGCTCGCCGGCACCGAGTTGTACAATGAGCCGTTCCGGTCGATGGACGAGATCACCGCGCTCGTGGACGCGGTAACGGTCGATGAGGTGGCGGCCCTGGCCGCCGGCATTTTCCCGCCCGAGCGGCAGAGTATTCTGCGGCTGGGCCCGACACACTGAATCTCAACACGGACTGACGGTCATGATCATAGGCGTGCCGAAGGAGATCAAGACGAACGAGAACCGTGTCGCACTCGTACCGGGCGGCGCGGAGGCACTGGTTCAGGCAGGGCATACCGTGGTGGTGGAGACGACTGCCGGTGACGGCAGTGGTTTCCCGGACGAGGCCTACGTGAATGCCGGCGCGCAGATGCTCGGCACGGCCGAGGAGGTGTGGCAGCGCGCGGACATGATCATGAAGGTGAAGGAGCCGATCGCAGTCGAGTGGCCCCGCATGCGGAAGGACCAGGTCATTTTCACATACTTCCATTTCGCGGCCGCGGAAGATCTGACACGCGCCGTGATGGACTCCGGCGCGATTGCGATCGCGTACGAGACCGTGCAGCTGCCGACCGGCGAGCTGCCGCTGCTCACGCCCATGTCCGAAGTGGCCGGCCGCATGGCGATCCAGGAGGGCGCGAAGTATCTCGAGAAGTTCTTCGGCGGCCGCGGCATGCTGCTCGGCGGTGTGCCGGGCGTGATGCCGGCGAAGGTCGTCGTCATCGGCGGCGGCATTGTCGGCTCCAACGCGGCGCGCATGGCTGCAGGCCTGGGCGCAAAGGTCGTCATCCTCGATGTCTCGCTCAACCGGCTCCGCTACCTCGCCGACGTGATGCCGGCGAACGTGACGACGCTCTACTCGAACCGCTACAACATCCTGGAGCAGATCAGCGATGCGGATCTCGTCGTCGGTGCGGTGCTGCTGCCGGGCGCGAAGGCGCCCAATCTCGTGCGACGCGAGGACCTGAAGTCGATGATGGACGGGTCCGTCATCGTCGACGTCGCCGTGGACCAGGGTGGGTGCGTTGAAACGATCAAGCCCACGACGCACGAGAACCCGATCTACGTCGTCGACGGTGTCGTGCATTACGCGGTCGCAAACATGCCAGGGGCCGTGTCACGCACATCTACCCTCGCGCTCACGAACGCGACGTTCCCGTACGCCGTCACGCTGGCCAGCAAGGGCTGGAAGGCGGCCTGCCGTGATGACCGCGCGCTCGCGCTCGGTCTCAATGTCATCAACGGCAAGGTGACGTATCCGGGTGTCGCCGACGCGTTCGGTTTCGACCACACGCCGATCGAGAAGGCACTGTAGCCACGAAGTCCGAACAGGGGCGGGTCACGTCGATCCGTCCCTGTCCGCCGCAACTGACCGGGTGCGGTTGCTTCACAGATCCACAGATCCGGCCGCGTCGCCGGCTGGAGCTGCGCGTCCCGATACCGGGATCGAGCGTTCGTGAGCGAACGGCCGCGCTTGAAGCGCCCCTCGCCTCTGTTCCGCCAAGCTGCCACACATCAGTCATTTGCAGCGACGGCCCCCGCTGGTCCGCTCCTCGCAAAGCGTAGCGCAGTGAATCGAAACCAGGGGACATCTCAATGACCGATATAATTCGCCACATCAGGCTCACAGGCCGAGCTCTCGTGCGGGACCGTACGTTCACGTCCATCGCCGTGCTGCTGCTGGGCGTCGGCATGGCCGCCAACGTTACGATCTTCGGAGTGATCGACACGGTACTGCTTCGTGCGCTGCCGTTCAGTGAGCCGGATGCGCTGGTACATATCGCTGAGGTGACGCCCGATGGCCTCACATTCTCGGTCTCGGAACCGAACTACCTGGATTTCAGGGATGGGCAGCGGAGCTTCGTCGAGATGGCTGCGGTGCAGCAGGCCAGCCTCGACCTCACGGGAGACGGTGAGCCGGCCCGGCTGCGTGCGCAGGCAGTGACAGCATCCTTCTTCGATGTTCTCGGTGTGCCCGTCGCTGTCGGGCGTACGTTTACCGAAGCCGATGAGTCCGTCGTCGTGCTCAGCCATGGTCTGTGGCGCCGTGAGCTGGGCGGCGAGCGCGATGCTGTCGGTTCCACGCTGAACCTGAGCGGGCGCGAGCATACGATCGTCGGGATCATGCCGCCGGGCTTCGAGTTCGGCGAGAGTGAGCTGTGGGTACCGCTCATGCCCAGTCGTTCGAGTGATCGGACGGATCACTGGCTGGATGTAGTCGGGCGGCTACGCGACGGCGTCAGTCGCGAAGCCGCGCAGGCAGAGCTTTCAGCAACAGCCAGGCAGCTGGGTGCGGCGCATCCGGAGGTGGCCGGATGGGGCGTACGACTCCAGCCCCTCAACGAGTGGTTCGTCGGCACCGCAACGGCGCGCGGCATGTGGGTGCTCATGGTCGCCGTCGCCTTGCTGCTGCTGCTTGCCTGCGCGAACGTCGGAAACCTGTTTCTCGCGCGCGGTAGTGCGCGGCAGTCCGAGTTCGCGGTGCGAGCGGCGCTCGGTGCCGGCCGCGGCGCGCTCGTGCGCCACCTGTGGCTGGAGTCCGCGCTGATTGCAACGGCCGGTGCGGGCCTCGGCGTACTGCTCGCCACGTGGTCGTTCGATCTGCTCGGCATGCTGGCGGGCGATCGCGTTCCGCGCATCGACGCGCTTGCCCTGAACGCGCGGCATGTATTGTTCGCAGCCGCGCTCGCTGCGGTGACGAGCGTGCTGTTTGGCGTCGTGCCGGCGCTGCGCGCCAGCAGCGTCGACCTGCAGTCTCTCCTGCGCGGCGGCTCCCGCTCGCTCGCAGGCGGACGCGGCAGGGTGCTGCGCGACGGTCTCGTCGTGACGCAGGTGGCGCTCGCGATGCTGCTGCTGCTCGCGTCCGGGCTCCTCCTGCGCAGCTTCTTTCACATCCGGTCGAGCGACGCCGGCTTCGACGTGGATGGTCTCTATGCGGTACCGCTCGAGCTCACGTCCAGCCGCTATGGGCCCGATGGCAGCATCTCGATCTTCTATCAGGATCTGACCGAGCGAATCAAGTCGATTCCAGGGGTCACGGCAGCAGGCGCTGCGACCACGGATCCGTTCGTGGATTGGCGCCTGGTCAACGATGTGACGCCGGTGGATCGTGCGTCGGAAACTCCGCCGTCGGGGTTCATGCAGGCCGACTGGCGCGTCGTTACGACGGACTATTTCGATGCTGCGCGTGTGCGCCTGCTCAGAGGACGCCTGTTCGAAACCACCGATATGTACTACAACCCGCGCGTCGCCGTCGTCTCGCGCACATTCGCCGAGCGCATGTGGCCGGGCGGCGACGCCGTGGGTCAGGCCTTCTACTGGGGCGGCACGAGCGGCAGCCCGATCGGCGTCATCGGTGTCGTGGATGACATTCGCGACATGGACCTCGCGGCGCCGGCTCCACCCATGATGTTTCTTTCGACCCGGCAGATGTCGATGCCGATGATGACACTGCTCGTGCGCACGGCCGGTCCCGTGCCGGGTCTCGCGGCTGCCATTCGCCGCGAAGTGTGGGCGCTCGACCGCACTGTCCCGGTGCCCGCTGTCGAGCCGGTCCGGGCGAGTCGATCCGCCGCGCTGGCTGCGCCGCGCATGCACGCCACTCTGCTGGCTGTGTTCGCCGCGTGCGCCCTGCTCGTAGCGTGCATCGGTATATATGCAGTGGTCGCATACCAGGTCGCGAGTCGCGCCCGCGAGCTCGGCATCCGCGCTGCACTCGGTGCCCGTCCGCTCGCGCTGCTGAGACTCGTCGTCGCGCGCGGTGTTGTGCTCGTCGCGGCCGGCATCGTCATCGGTCTGGTCGCAGCGCTCCTGTTTACGCGCCTCATGCAGTCGCTGCTGTATCAGACCGCCGCGCACGATCCGCTGACATTCACCGCACTCCCCGCACTCCTCCTCACGGTTGCGCTACTCGCCGCATACGTGCCCGCGCGCCGGTCAGCCCGCGTCGATCCCGTGAATGCGCTCAAGGGCGATTGAAGTGTGCTTGCAGCGGGCGAGCGGCACGACTAGACTGCGGCGCGCGCTGGCGCCGGCTGCCATGTGCGGGGAACGACAGCGGAATGGACAGACATGCCTATCGAAGTGCTCGTGCAGCGGCTCTCGAACTATCCGGACGACTGGGCTCTGCCGGAGTATGCCACCTCGGGGTCGGCGGCCGTGGATCTGCGCAATGCCGGAGAGACGGTCACACTGGAGCCGCTCCAGCGCGTGCTCATACCCACGGGTCTCGCCATCGCGCTGCCGGAGGGCACAGAAGCGCAGATCCGTCCGCGGTCGGGGCTTGCACTGCGCCACGGCATTTCCATCATCAACACGCCGTGCACCATTGACAGCGACTACCGCGGCGAGATCCGCATCCCCCTGATCAACCTGGATCGCGACCCCCAGACGCTGCAGCACGGTGAGCGCATAGCGCAGCTGCTGGCGGCCGCGGTGCTGAGGATCGACTGGAAGCCCGCCGCCGAGCTCCCACAGTCCGGGCGCGGAGCCGGTGGTTTCGGCAGCACGGGTCGCACCTGACGTCCACACCCATCCCGCGGCCTCGCATACATCGATCGGACCCCACCGCTGCGCGACGCTCCGCCGGCCCCTGCAGCTGCCCGCCAGAGGACAGATCGAGCTCGTTCGCACCCACGAACGTGCTTGCCGGTTGAAATAGCGCAAGTTAACTTGCGCCACTTCACGAAAACCGGGTCCGTTCGCCCGGTTTTCCCGGTTTCGCGACTTGTGTTCGGCGGCAGCTCGCCGCCGATGGAAGACTGATGAGCCTGCGCACAATGCTCAACACCGGCAGACTCCTGCCAGTGAACGACATCGCGGTCGATCTCGGCACGGCGAACACCCTCGTCTACGTGAAGGGCGAGGGCATTGTTCTGAACGAGCCTTCGGTGGTGGCGGTCGAACGCGGTACCCACCGGATCAAGGGGATCGGCCTGGAGGCTAAGCGGATGCTCGGCCGCACTCCGGAGGGCATTGTGGCCGTGCGCCCCCTGAAGGACGGGGTGATCGCCGACGTCGATATCACAGAGATCATGCTGCGCCACTTCCTGAAGGCGGTGACGAACAAGCGGATATTCCGGATGAAGCCGCGGGTGATCGTCGGGGTGCCGAGCGGGATCACGGAGCTGGAGCGGCGGGCGGTGCGGTCGAGCTCGACGACGGCGGGTGCGAAAGAGGTCTACATGGTGGCCGAGCCGATGGCTGCGGCGATCGGCGTAGGCCTGCCTGTGGACACGCCAACCGGCAACATGGTGATCGATATTGGCGGTGGGACCACGGAAATTGCAGTGATCGCCCTGAATGGCATTGTTTCTGATACATCGATCCGCGTGGGCGGCGACGAGATCGACGCTGCGATCGTGAGCTTCCTCAGGAAGAACTACAATCTCCTGATCGGCGAGCCGACCGCAGAGGCGATCAAGATCCAGATCGGGTCCGCGTTCAACAGCGGTGATGAACGGGAAATGGAAGTGAAGGGACGGGATCTGGTCAGTGGTATCCCGAAGACGGTCCGGGTGCATTCACAGGAGATCCGCGAATGCATTCAGGAGCCGATCCAGCAGATCGTCGACGCCGTACGGAGGGCTCTGGAGATCACACCGCCCGAGCTGGCCTCCGATATCGTGGACCGAGGAATCGTGATGACGGGAGGCGGCGCACTCATCCGCGGGCTCGACCTGCTGCTGGCGCACGAGACGGATCTGCCGATTCATGTGGACGAGGAACCGTTGACGTGTGTGGTGCGGGGCGCGGGGATGATCCTCGATGACTTCGAGCGATTCCGTAATGTGCTTCAGAGCTAGGTGCTAGACTTCGACGGTACACGAAGAACACGCCGCCGCGATGGCATCATTGCGGCTGTGATTCTGCTCCTGTCGCTGATCCTCCTGGGTCTGCCCGAGGAGTATCAGCGTCCCATTCGCAGCAGCGTGAGGGCCACCATCCTGCGGCCGTTCCTGGCAGCCCAGGCACAGATTGCCCAGCGCCGCGGCCGCACCGAGGATGTCACGGTGGTGCGCGCCCAGCGCGACTCGCTCCTCGCCATTGTGGCCGCCCAGGCCAGCCTCTCGGAAGAGAATCGGCAGCTCCGCTCGGCGCTCGCGCTCAATGAACGCCTGTCGCCCGGCTTCAAGGCCGTCAATGTGCTGCGTCTGGGCCTGACGAGCGCCGAGAGCACGTTCATGATCGATGCGGGCACTGCGGATGGCGTCTACGTGGGCAGCCCGATCCTGACCGCTGACGGTCTCCTCGGGATGGTGCGGGAGGTCGACGAGAACACGGCGCAGGCGATCGACTGGACGCATCCGGACTTCCGTGTGAGCGCCATGACCGCGGATGGTGCCGCAGGCGGCATTGTGGAGCCCCGGCGCGGCGAATACCGGGAGGAGGACCTTCTGGCATTCACCGGAACGCCGTTCCAGGTCGATGTACGCGCCGGCGCTCGCATCGTCAGCTCCGGTCGCGGCAATCTGTTCCCGCGCGGGATCGTGCTCGGTACGGTGATCGGGATCGAAGAGGCCGACACGGGGTGGCGGAAGAGTTATCTGATCCGGCCGGGTGTGCGGCCGGAGTCGGTATCGCACGTAATGGTGGCGGTGCGCGGGGGACGGTCCGATCTGAGCGACGTGTTCAACGTGTCCGCGCCGCCGGACCCGGTGGCGGCGGATACCGCAGCGGGAGGCACGGACTAATGGCGTCCAGGTCCACGTCGTTCTGGACGTTCATCGGCATACTCATCCTGCTGCACCTGGTGCTGCGACTCGCGCTCGGCCTCACGATCGTGCCGGACCTGATCGTGGTCGCGGCGCTGCTCGGCGGGCGTCGTCTGGGCGGCTGGCAGTCGGCGCTGTTCGGGCTCCTGCTCGGCGTACTGGCCGACTCGCTGGCGCTCGTCGGTTTTGGCGCCACCTCGGTGGCATTCGTCGTCGTCTGCTATATCGGCTCGCGCTCCCGCAACTTCTTCGAGGGAGACAGCTACCTCTTCATCGCATTCTACGCGGTGATCGGGGCGTGGCTGGTCGAGGTGATCCGCTTCTTCGCGGGCGGCGCAATGGCCCGCGGGCTCGACATGGGATACCTGATCGGCGCCGGCCTGCTGAATGCCCTCTACGTGGCGGCTGCTGCCGTCGGCTCGCTGATCGCATACCGCGCGATCACCGGCCATCGCTGAGAGCCGCGACATGAGTCTCGGCGAGAAGTTCCGCTCCTTCCTCGGGGACCCCGTCCTTTTCCTCACCGTGTTCGGCCTGACGCTGTTCGGCGTCGCGATGATCTATTCGGCCGGTCAGCTGGAAGTGCCGAACGCCGTGACCGAGCGAGCCTGGCGGATGCAGGCCATCTGGCTCGGCATATCGCTCGCTGTGCTGTTCGTCGTCATGCACATCCCGATTCGCTGGATCGAGTGGTTCGCGATGCCGGCGTATTTCCTGGGTCTGATCGCGCTGGCTGTCACGCTGGTGATCGGCACGGGCGGCGGTACGGCCGCAAGTATGAAGGGCTGGATCCGGTTTGGCGGCTTTGCCGTGCAGCCCTCGCAGTTCGCCAATGTCGCGACGATCCTGATGCTCGGGCGGGTCATGGGCTCGTGGCGCGAGACACCCCAGACCGTCTGGGCGCTGTGGAAACCCATTGCGATCGTCGTCGTGCCGATGCTGATGGTCCTGGCCCAGCCGGACCTCGGTACCGCCATGGTGTTCGGTGGTGTCCTCGTCGCGACGCTGTTCTGGGCCTCCACCCCGATCGGTGTGCTGTTCATGCTGGCCAGCCCGCTGCTGGGTCTCGCATTCGCGTATGTCGCCACCTGGGTCTACAGCGTCTACATGCTGCTGTTGATCGCGTTCCTTTATCTCTATCGCGCGCGCGGCTCGGAGTGGGCACTCATCCTGGTCCTGAACCTGGTGACGGGCACGCTCGCCTGGCCGCTCTGGAACAGCCTCGAGGACTATCAGCAGGCGCGTATCGTCTCGTTTGTCGACCCATCACTGGATCCGCAGGGCAGCGGATACCAGGTGCGAATGTCGACAACGGCGATCGGCAGCGGCGGTATCTTCGGCCAGGGTTATCTGGAAGGGCCGCAGAAGCGACTGCGATTCCTGCCGGAACAGCACACGGACTTCATCTATGCCGTCATCGGCGAGGAGACCGGGCTGATCGGGGGGGGGCTGGTGATCCTGGCCTACTTCATCATACTGTGGCGGCTGGTGAAGCTGGCGGAGCGATTACCGGACCCGTTCAGCGGCATAG
It encodes the following:
- a CDS encoding FtsW/RodA/SpoVE family cell cycle protein; its protein translation is MSLGEKFRSFLGDPVLFLTVFGLTLFGVAMIYSAGQLEVPNAVTERAWRMQAIWLGISLAVLFVVMHIPIRWIEWFAMPAYFLGLIALAVTLVIGTGGGTAASMKGWIRFGGFAVQPSQFANVATILMLGRVMGSWRETPQTVWALWKPIAIVVVPMLMVLAQPDLGTAMVFGGVLVATLFWASTPIGVLFMLASPLLGLAFAYVATWVYSVYMLLLIAFLYLYRARGSEWALILVLNLVTGTLAWPLWNSLEDYQQARIVSFVDPSLDPQGSGYQVRMSTTAIGSGGIFGQGYLEGPQKRLRFLPEQHTDFIYAVIGEETGLIGGGLVILAYFIILWRLVKLAERLPDPFSGIVVFGVVGAWLTHVLVNIGMALGVMPVTGIPLPFVSYGGSFLLATYIALGVAQRVALEQGRI